In Hypomesus transpacificus isolate Combined female chromosome 4, fHypTra1, whole genome shotgun sequence, the following are encoded in one genomic region:
- the LOC124467020 gene encoding tumor necrosis factor alpha-induced protein 8-like protein 2 — MAGFSYKDVALRTQKKLLSNVASKSVVQLFIDDTSSEILDQFYHVSKIHSGNKEEAKKVVKDLVKVVVKVGVLFRHQAFSPEEMALALEFKKKIHHGAMTAISFHEVEFTFDMAVMEELLNGCRDLLLRLVEKHLTAKSHGRIRHVFSHYADPGLLTHLFDPQGALWPCLARICTGLNLLMEEGKL, encoded by the exons ATGGCAGGCTTCAGCTACAAGGACGTGGCCTTGAGGACCCAGAAGAAGCTCCTGAGCAACGTGGCGTCCAAGTCTGTGGTGCAGCTCTTCATCGATGACACAAGCAGCGAGATCCTGGACCAGTTCTACCACGTCTCCAAGATACACTCTGGAAACAAGGAAGAGGCCAAGAAGGTGGTCAAAGAcctggtgaag gtggtgGTGAAGGTGGGGGTCCTGTTCCGTCATCAGGCGTTCAGCCCGGAGGAGATGGCTCTGGCTCTGGAGTTCAAGAAGAAGATCCACCATGGAGCCATGACGGCTATCAGCTTCCACGAG GTGGAGTTCACCTTCGACATGGCCGTGATGGAGGAACTTCTGAATGGCTGTCGAGACCTCCTGCTGAGGCTGGTGGAGAAACACCTGACGGCCAAATCCCACGGGCGCATCCGCCACGTGTTCAGCCACTACGCGGACCCCGGCCTGCTCACGCACCTGTTCGACCCGCAGGGGGCGCTGTGGCCCTGCCTCGCCCGGATCTGCACCGGACTCAACCTgttgatggaggaggggaagctatga
- the LOC124467206 gene encoding cortexin-3 codes for MPTSPTHKMAELFLTSTLPLSEFDPSSSSSSSFLSLEQRAAFIFLLILLILLGLLVVRCFRILLDPYRSMPSSTWTDYMEKDTLDYRIA; via the coding sequence ATGCCAACCAGTCCGACACACAAGATGGCAGAGCTCTTCCTGACCAGCACCCTGCCTCTGTCCGAGTTcgacccttcctcctcctcctcttcctccttcctgagCCTGGAGCAGAGGGCGgccttcatcttcctcctcatcctcctcatcctcctgggCCTGTTGGTGGTGCGATGCTTCCGTATCCTGCTGGACCCCTACCGCAGcatgccctcctccacctggacaGACTACATGGAGAAGGACACCTTAGACTACCGCATCGCCTGA